The sequence below is a genomic window from Candidatus Korarchaeum sp..
CATTACTTACAGTGCCCTGATCCCGAGTCCCTCGAGCTATCCCCTCTCATTTATTAAAGTGGCTAGTGGGATGATGAGAAAGGTCCCCCTATCAATCGCTGTGCTGCTCATATCCTCAGCCTCCCTTCACCTCCTGCAGGATGTGGAGTTCAGGGAGGGCTACGGTATCGTTCATAGCTACCGCAGCTAAGAGACCGAAGAGCAGCGATGATGCGTATATCAGGGAGTACCTGCTCTTAAACATCGATATGAATCATGAGGGGACCATCGCCAGGAGCCCTGAGGACTCCGCGAGCCCCACGATAGTGAACATGCCTATGAGGAATAGTATCACATCCAGATCTATGACGGATTCGAGCTCATCCAGGCCCACCAAACCCGAGACGATCGTGAGGAATGATGTGAAAGCCATGATGCTCCAAACGGGTATCTGAGGCCTACGGCTCCTCATGACTAGAGAAACTGTCAGGAATACTGTGATCCCCAGTCCGACCACCGTTTTGTAGTCCACTCCTGGCACCCCCGAAGGGGCTGAAATGTTCAATTTTTTAAGCTATTGTACGACCCTAGGCCCTCCCATCCAGAAGGTTATGGAGGCAATAGCCGAATTGCAGCTCCCTTTAACGCTCCCCTGACGTTAGTGGATAGCTGTAATATTTCGTGCAGATAATGATAAAAATAATATCAAATCAATGTTCTATTTTACCATTAAATAAATTTCACATGGATGTCTGAATAATATTTAGATGGAATACAAGAATATTTTAACTTAACCGTGGGTAAGGCTTTTATTCTGGGGCAGAAGTTAACTTCTGGGGCAGAAGTGCTCTTCGATGAGAGACCGAAGGAGAGGAGGGAGGACCTTTACGATAGGGAGAGGGAGATAGATGAGATAAAGAGGAACGTTGGGAGGCCCCTCATCCTCATAACTGGGATAAGGAGGATTGGAAAGACTTCAGTGCTCAAAGTGGCCCTGAATGAGGTAGATATTCCAGCAGTGATAGTAGATGCTAGAGGGCTCAGGAGGAACTACAGCAGGGCCGATCTCTACAGGCTCATAGCTCACGGGCTCACTAGCTCCCTCGATAAGCTGAGGGATCTCATCTCAGGGATAAGGGGGATAAGGGTCATGGGCCTCGAGGTTGAGCTCTCTTGGAGGGGGAGGGATTCCCTGAGCCTCATAGAGCTATTCGATAAGCTCAATGAGAGGAAGATTATCATAGCTATTGATGAAGCTCAGAGGCTCAGGGGACCTCAGTCAAATGAGTTGAAAGATGCCCTCGCTCATTCCTACGATTACAATAGGAATATAACCTTCATCCTGACTGGATCCGAGGCGGGCCTCCTTCATGATTTCGTAGGTGTTGAGGACGCCAGCTCACCCCTCTATGGGAGGTTCTACTTTGAGGTGAAGTTGGATAGGCTGAGCAGGGATCAATCGATCGATTTCCTGAGTAAGGGCTTCGAGCAGTTGAATCTGAGGGTTAGTGAGGAAGTCCTGGAGAGAGCTTACGAGGAGTTCGATGGGATACCGGGATGGCTTACTTTCTTCGGGAACGCTTACTCGAGTGGAATTAGCTTAGAGAGGATAAAGATCATGGCAGTGAGGACTGCTCTGGAGGAGCTTAAGAACATGATAAGGGATAATCCCAGGAGATATGGGCTAGTTTTAAGGGCTATAGCAGAGGGGAAGAGGAGCTGGAGCGATATTAAGGAGTACGTTGAGGAGAGGGAGGGATCCACGATTTCAAGCAGCGTCCTGAGCAATATCATCAGGAATTTGGAGGATATGAGCGTGATAAGCAGATATGAATTCCTCGATCCTGTCTATAGGGAAGCGGCGAAGCTCCTCCCTTGAATAGCTACCCAGGGCTGGAATGCATAGCTTTTAATTCGGTGGTGCTCACTAACGGGGGGAGTTAGTAACTAACGGGGGGAGTTAGTAACGTACTTCGATGTGAACCCGAAGGAGAGGAAGGAGGACTTGTACGATAGGGAGGAGGAGCTCAGGAGTATTTCAGAAGCGTTGAACTTGAGGGAGAGGTTGATCATAGTCTATGGGATAAGGAGGATTGGGAAGACGAGTTTAATAAGAGTCTCCCTGGGGGATTATCCTCACGTCCTTCTGGACATAAGGAAGCTTTACTTCAGTGAGAACACTGTGACGATGCCCCTCTTGGTCAAGTATATCTTAGAAGGATTCAGGGAGCAAATGAAAGCCAGTGAGAAACTTTATTTAGGCTTAAGGGATGCTATCAGTAGGATAAAGGGACTGAGAATTGGGGAGATCGGCATTGAGATAGAGCCCAATGCCAAGGTGTCCCTCACGGATGTCCTCTCCAGGGTTAACGATTGGTGCGAGGAGAGGGGTGAGAGGTTCGTCTTCGCGTTTGATGAAGCTCAGTACCTCAGGTTTTCAAACATCAGATACGATGGGATAATCGCGTGGGCAGTTGATAACTTGGAAAATCTCAGTTTCCTGCTCTCTGGAAGCGAAATTGGGGTTTTAAGGGATTTTCTGAGGATCGATGAGCCTGGAGCACCTCTATTCGGGAGGTACAGGAGGGAAGTCTATGTCGATAGGTTCACGGAGGAGGAGAGCTTCGACTTCCTCCATAGAGGCTTCAGGGAGTTGGGAGTAGAGCCGAAGGTCGATGAGATAGAGTATACTTTAAAAACGCTCGATGGTATAGTCGGATGGCTCACTTTATACGGTTACATGAGAGCCGTGAGGAAGCTCCCGCATGAAGATGCGCTGGCTAAAGTGTTCGAGGAGGGATCGAAGCTAGTGATGGAGGAACTTGATAAGGTGATCTCACCATCTAGAAAAAGATATTTGGCCATAATGAAAGCTGTCGCCCATGGCTCGGACTCTTGGAGCGATATAAAAGCCTATGTAACTGCTAGGACCGGGCCGATCCCGGACAGTAGGCTCGATGAACTCTTGGGGAATTTGATCAAGTACGGTTATCTGGAGAAGAACGATGAATACAGGATACCCGATCCCATCGTGAAGCGCGCGGTCATCAGTTCATGAAGTCTCCGTGCATTATTAAGAGCTCAACTAGAGCGAAGAGACTCTATGATAATCTCGAATTGCTATGCTTAAGAACTCATTGAATCAATGATCCCAGCGAATTAAAGCGAGAGCTTGAATTCTCTGAGAATCTAATGATGGCGCCTCCTTTGAGTGTGAAGTTAACGAGGGAAGGGATACTGATTCCGGAGGAGCTTTTTCAAGGAGGTGAATGCTTTCAATAAGTTGAAGCAAGTCCTAGCTACATTGAGACGCTCGCAGATGAGGATGCCCCAGAGAGCTTAAGGAAGGGCGGAGAGGAGATCGTCAGGGGAGAGTATGTGGAATGTTCGATAGAGGATCTGGATAATTTTGAAGGGGATCTGAACTCCACTTTTAAGGACGGAGCCTCCAATTGATAATAAGGGATTATCAAAGATTTCCGCCGACCTCCGGCTCTATTTTGAAGGATAATCCGGGATCAACTATCCGGTTTTTATAGGATCTCCCCTCAGTTAGACTGTGGAGAGGGGTTACGATCCCATAGCACTCGCTGAGGTAACGAGGAGGATCGTCGAGAGGGATGGGAGCAGGAAGTACTACAGGTTCAGAGGGGGCAGGTGGTACGGCGGAATAGCTACTGCGGATTGCGTTGGCTGCAACCTGAGGTGTATCTTCTGCTGGAGCAACACGCCTAGGGATAATCCGGCCATGGGCTGGGGGTTCTACAGCCCCGAGGAGGTATATCGCAACTTAGTAAAAATAGCTGAGAGAAGGGGCTACAGGCTGCTCAGAGTATCCGGGAACGAGCCAACGATATGCTGGGATCACTTGATGAAGATCCTCGAGCTAGTAGAGGAGGATGGACGCTTCAAGTTCATCCTGGAGACGAACGGTACCCTGATAGATGAGGAGAAGGCTTATGACCTCTCTATGTTCAGGAGGGTCCACGTGAGGGTATCCCTGAAAGGGGCGTGCGAGGAGGAGTTCAGCCTCCTCACCGGAGCTAGGCCAGAGGCCTTCGAGCTGCAGCTCAATGCATTGAAGCATCTAGCTGATCATAATGTCCCAGCCCATCCGGCTGTCATGCTCTCCTTCTCGAGTGAGGAGAGCGTAGGGAAGCTCATAGAGAGGCTGAATGAGATAGATCCAGTTTATGTGAGGGAGTTAGAGGAGGAGTACGTTTTTCTCTACCCTCACGTCAAGGAGAGGCTGAGAAGAGCTGGGATTATGCCAAAAGTGGCATATGAGCCTGATAGAGTGCCAGAGGACCTCGTATGAGTCATCATGGGTAGGCTCTTTACCTCATACTGTTTCTGGAGAGCCTCAAATGGGTAGAGGAGGATCGACCTTAAATATGTGATGGATATTCAACTAGTCGTGAGGAAGCTACTCGAGTACGACCCGGAAATAGTGGAGATAGTCCAATTCGGTTCCTCGGTTTATGCGCCTGAGCACGCCAGGGATCTGGATCTCCTCATCATAACGGGGAGTATCCGAGAGAGGGACTTGAGGAGGAGTTCTATAAATGGTTCAGGAGAGTTGAGGAGTATATCTCGAGCTTAGAATCGAAAGTTAAATCTAGATGACCTCTAGCACTCAGAATGTTTCTAGGAGGTTCACAAATGGCGTATGTTTTTACGCATTCATTGAGAGGATAAGTGGTGGCTTGGAGCTTCAGGAGTATTCTTCGATCCACGGATTATATTGGGCCTGTGATACGCGCATTAAAGCAGCGGGATCTCATACTGAAGCTACTAGCTGCTGGGATGAGCTTGAGGAACTCAGAACTACAGAATCGGTTTGAGGATATAAAAGCTACACTGCTTTATGCTACTAGAGTATTGAGGAGAGAGGATCTCCTTTTCCTCCGAAGGTCCCGAGCCTTCGGATGAGAGCATGAGGATCGAAACCTGCGAGGGACTGGAAAGCACGAGTTTCGATGCGCAAAGCATTACGGCGGAGAGGAATCAACCTTAAATATCCGCATTACGTCATTTACGCGATGGATCCAATATACTACGTGATCAGCATCTCACTCACTATAATAGGAATGCTCGCGGGAGTGACTTATTGGTTGGGGAGGAAGTTTTCTAGAATAGATCACAGGTTCGAGAAGATTGAGGGGGAGATCTCCAGGTTAAGAGGAGATATTTCGAGAGCTTTCGATGGGATGAAACCTGCTACTGTAACGATAAACTCCCTCATGCTGGACTTCCTCAGTCTTAAGGGCTTGATAAGGGATGATGAGGCGAGGATGATAGGATCTGAGATGCAGAGGGTTTTCTCCATCGTGAAGCTGAATCCCTTAGCAAAGGAGGACCTTGAGTACCTGAGGAAGATCTTTTCAAAGGATGTGGATGAGATAACGATAGAGGAGGCGGAGAAAGTAGCTGAGATAGGGAAGAAATGGTGGTATGAGGACGGGAGCGAGATAGCCTACAAGACTTTTTTAGCGGGGCTCGTGATAAGAGGTTATCACATATCGAAGATGGTGAAGGAGGGAAAGAAACCCTGGCTTGAGCCCCCTTTCAGGGGAAAGGAATGATTTCCCCTCAAAGGTAAATCTTGCCCTCTCTCAACACCACTTTGTACTGGCGAAGCTTATATCTTGTCAGCCGACTGACAAGATGGGGGGTAATGCACTCTCAGAACCTGGGAATGGGGATTAGGGATCTGAGGAAATACAATGAAAGCGGGGTCAAATGGAGGCCCTCCTGAATAGTTATCAGCTATATTCCTCTATCTTCAGGGGCGTCAGGTCCTTCTCCCACCTCATTACCCATATATTGTTGTTTCTAGCTGCTTCTACGGCCTCCGGGACAGCGTAATCAGTATATATGACCTTTATGATCCTCTTCCTCAGGAGATCCGGCCTCTTACTTCTTATTAGCTCTATCTCATCCAAGAGCTCGTAAACGAGATTCACCCCCAATCTGACTGTGGCTTCCCCTATCACGCAGAGATCTTCGGTAGCCCCATATATGTTCACCTCTTTGGAGTCAATGAAAATACTGCTCAGCTCTATATCTACTTTGAGATCCTGCTTTATCCTGTGCTTTATCATGCTCCTCGCTTCCTCCTCGACTGTCAGGGTGAGCCTCTCCAAGGTAGCGGACATCCTGCTAATCGTGATACGCATTTCCCTCACTTCCTCCCACAGCTTATTCTGCCCTTCTCTGAGAGCTTTTACCTCCTCCCACAGCTTATTTTGTCCTTCCCAAAGCTTATTTTGGTTCTCTTCAAGGCTATCAAGTCTCTTCAATATCTCGGAAATCCCCAAATAGCCAGCAACTGCATATCTAAACTCCAGATCCCTCTCTAGAAGGTCTAGCATCTCCTTTTTGAGCCTGCTAGTAGCCCTAGCCACAGGACAATCGAGCGAGCTGCATATAAAAATTTTGGGGTGTTCTGGCTCTCGATATATGATGTAGAGCCTCCTCAGATGATGTGGAAAGATAGATTAAAGCCCTCTTTTACAAGCAGTGACTTCTCACAGAGTTCATCGGAGCCCAGCTTCCCATCTCACGCTTACGGAATCTAATCGATCTGGAAATTACCGAAAGGGCTTAAACCTTCATCCTCATGAGCATTATGTTGAGAAGCCACTGCTTGTGAACTCCATAAACAAGGGCTCTCCCTGCATTAGTCAGATCTCCTTTTCTCAAGCAATATATTGTCAGTGCATTGACAAAGCTTTATATATATCTTGTCAGCTGACTGACAAGATGGAGGAGCTAATATATTCCCAGAATCCCTGTGGGAGTGGGAGAACTGGGAGACAAGAGACAGAGATCTGAGGAAATACAATGAAAGCAAGGTGAAATGGAGGCCCTCCTGGATAGATAAGGTCTCCCTTGAGCCCTCCTCCATGAACGTAGTGATGGGACCCAGGCAAGTTGGGAAGACGACGGGAGCGAAGCTCCTCATATCTGAGCTCCTGAAGGGGAGAAGCTCAGGATCGATCTTCTACTTCAGCTGCGATCTCGCCTCCGATTCAAAGGAGCTGAGGGATGTCCTGAACTTCTACAGGAGGTTTAAGGAGAGAAATGGAGTGAAGAGCTCTATTATCTTTCTGGATGAGGTCACTGGGCTGGAGGGCTGGTGGAGGATATTGAAGGGATACGTTGATCTAGGCCTCCTGGAAAGGGATGCCTTGGTTCTTCTAGGCTCCGCTTCGTTCAGGTTCGAAGGGTTCTCTGAGGCCTTTCCCGGGAGGAGGGGGATGGGGAGAACTGTGGAGGTACTTCCTCTCAGCTTTCCGGAATATGCGAGGGTGAGAGAGGTTGAATTGAGGATCAGCGAGTACAGCAGAATTCTCTCGGCTTTTGATGAATATCTCGAGACCGGAGGATTTCCCAGGAGCATAAATGGAGATGAAAGATTTCCGGAGGATCTAATTGTCAGCATCGAGATGGACTCCGTTAAGGCGGGAAGAAATCCCAGGATTCTGAGGCTTATAGCTAAATCGATAATAGAGAAGGCTCCTAGTGCCATCAGCTTCAACTCGATCGCGGGAGATCTCGGGATATCGCACAACACTGTCCATGATTATGTAAGGCTGATGGAGGACATGTTCCTCCTTGGAGTAGCTTACTTAAAGGAAGATGGGAAGATCCTCTACAGAAGGGAGAAGAAGATCTTCATCAGGGATCCATTCATTGCGATATCTCTCTCTCAAAGCTCCTCGGGGCAGATCTCTCAAGAGCAGCTCTCCTTGAATGGGTCGTTCAGGAGCACGTCCTAAGGGCATTCGGGGAAGTTTACTTCTGGAGGAATGGATTCGAGGTGGATGTCATTTCTGGAAAGCTGAAAGTCGAGGTTAAGGCTGGAAAGCCTCACAGGAGATATCCCAGAGGTGTCACGGTCCTTTCCGAAGAGGATATACAGGCTTTCCTCCTGAACTTAGGAAGATAGAGAAATCAGACTTCCTAACTAGGAAACGGTCATCTGCTCTCCAGGATCTTCCTTATCTCAGCAGGTCTCCTCACTATCTTGACCCCCATCCTATCAGCGAAATCAGCGACTCTCTTTGGTATAATCCCTGATCTCGAGTATATTATCAGGAGATCCGGTTTCCTTCCCCAATCCTCCTCTATAACGCCGATCCCATCCTTCAGCTGCCTTACGTCCTCTATCTTAGGCATCGCTATATCTATGGATGCTAGGATTCCCCTTCCCTCTATCAGGACATCCGCCCCCGCTCCATCCCAGATGAAGACCTCGTAATCCGGGGCATTCTTCCTGAACCATCCCTGAAGCATCAATCCAGTTCTGAACTCCACATCCCTTTCCCTCAGCTTCCCAGTTTCCCCGAGAAGTCTTTTCACATTTTCAGTCAGCTTATCTATGTTTTCAGTACTCTTATCAACTTTCTCCGTCAATTTTGCTATATTCTCAGTATTTCTATCAATTTCCCTCTCTATATGGGATATTAAATCTAGGAGAGGCTTGAACACATCTCTGAACACTATCCTTCCCGCTTCCTCGTATTTTCCTCTCCTTATAGCCTCCAGCACGATATCCTCAGCTTTCTTTAATGCTTCTTCCATCATGGCAATACCTTAAAATGATCTTAAAAAGATTACACAAGGCCGCTCAATTCATTAGGATGCGCTGCATGATGGCCTATGTGCCTGTCAGCCTCCCCTTCAACAAGTTTATTATATCAGATTTTATGGATGATACCTCCTGCTTCAGCAGCCTCACTTCCTCCTTAAGATCGTCGATCTTCCTATTCGTATCATCTATCCTCTTGTTGAGGGAAGCGCTCAGGTCATCTATCCTCTTGTTAAGGGAAGTGTTTAGATCATCTATCCTCCTATTCGTATCATCTATCCTCCTGTTTATCTGGTCAAGGAGGAGGATTATTACATCGATGCTAGTGAGCTTCTTCCCCTCAGTTATCTTCTTCGCTATCCTCTCGGATGCCTGCCTGAGTGCCTCCTCCAAGACGGATGTGACTACAGCTTCTGCCACAGGGGAAGCTGCTGAGGGAGGGATATAAATGTATCCATTTTATCGAGTCATCTCCTCAATACCTCTGGGGAATAGAAACTGACAGGGCCGTGCGGGGCATGAGATAGGCAGTTGATGAATCGAGTTCGATAACCCTATCTGAAGTGAGTCTTATGGAGAATAATTACACGAGCTGAGCTCTGAATGGGAAGTTCCACGTATATTATCAATATCCGTTAGTCTGAGGATTGGAAGTAAATCCTCTGAAATATTATAAGCTCCTCACTCGAGACTACCGGATGCGTATGGAGTTCAGGTATATAGGAGATGTCAAGGTCTCGGAGGTGGGCTTGGGGACCTGGCAGTTCAGCGACTCCTGGGGAGTGACTAGCTACGATCTCGCCAAGTCCATCATAGAGAGAGCTCTGAATGTCGGAGTGAACTTCTTCGATACCGCAGCAGTATATGGGATGGGGATGAGCGAGAGGTTCCTCGGGCAGGCCCTCAAGGAGCTGGGGGAGAGGGAGAACGTCTTCATAGCTACTAAGATACCCGGGGAATTCTTATCCAGGCACGACGTATTTAAAGCTACCAAGAGGTCCATGGAGAGGCTGGGGAGCTACATAGATCTAATGCAGGTCCACTGGCCCCCCTGCTGGGATAACATACCGACGTGCGAGTACATGAGAGCTTTAGAGGAGTTAGTCCACATAGGGGCGATAAGAATGATAGGGCTCAGCGATTTCCCCCCTGAGCTCATAGAATCTGCCTGGTCCTGCCTATCAACTGAGGATATAGTCAGCATCCAGGTGAAGTACAACTTAGTTGAGAGGGATGCTGAGAAGGAGATAATCCCCTACGCAGAGGCATACGATTTGAGCGTTCTTGCATGGTCCCCTCTAGCTAAAGGAGCCCTTTCAGGGAAGTACAGGCCCGAGAACCTTCCGAAGTTCAGCGATGTCAGGGAGGGCTCCGCCGTATTCCATCCCGAGAACTTCAGGCAGGTTTATGAGATAGTGAAGTTGCTTGAGGAGATTGGAGCGAAGTACGGGAAGAAACCATCTCAAGTGGCTTTGAAATGGCTCCTCATGGCTAGTGAGAAGGTGATAGTGATACCTGGAGCTAAGAGCCCGGAGCAAGTGGAGGAGAATGCGGGGGCATCGGGTTGGACCATGAGCTTAGAGGACTGGATGAAGCTGGAGGAGGAGAGCGGTAAGATAAGGATAACTAGGGTTCTTTGGTAGATAGGTTCGGTTGATCACAGCTAGAATAGAGATGCAACGCTGGAGGAGCCTTCCTACCCCTACATCTTTATTCCGAGAGAAAATATGAGAAGCAACTCCATCTCTCTTTTATCCTAGGGCTGCAACCAGACTGAGATAAATTCGTATGTTAAGAGTTCCCGGGAAAAATATACCTCTATTCACCGAAAGTTTTTTTATGATATCATTCGATCGCTTCGTATGCCAGAGCAGAGAGGGAGCTTACTGCTGGGCGTCATCGTAGGATTCATAATCCACTTGCTGCTCGGAGGTACGCTCCCAGTGATCGGGGATCTAATAGCGGGCCTCGTCGCTGGATACATAGCGAAGGGCGTGGGCAGAGGAGCTGCAGCTGGCTTCCTATCGGGGGCCTTAGGGGGGATAATCCTCGCTATAATCCTGCCCCTCCTACTCACCCCCCTATCGAGCCTCTTTCCATTCTTAGCACCATTCTTAGGTTACCTTCAGGCTAGTGTCGCGTTATTAGCGATAGCCCTCTCGATCAAAGGAGCTCTGATAGGCTTACTAGGAGGTGTGATAGGAGGGGCTATCTCAGCCAGGCGCTAAGCCTTCTAGCGCCTCATCGAGTCCTCTAAAATGCCTCTATAACGAACTTATCTCCGAGCTCCGCCTTTTCTATTTAATAATTTATCTAAGAGTTTCCAGCCCCAGGGTAACCTCCCTCAATTCCCAGTAGCCCACGCTCTACATCTTTTCCTCTCTCATTAGATGGCATCATCGCTCCATTATTCTCCTTTCAAATCGATCGAAGCTTAGAAACTACCTTAGGAGTGCTTCCCTGACTCCCTATATGATAGAAGCCGAGATCACAGCGAGGATTGATGTGGACTCAGGTTATACTTATATATAACCGTAGGTCTATATTGTGGAACCCAGGAGGATCTCTCTTATCAAGATACTCAAGGGGAAGCTCTTGAAGATAGCTGAGCTCCAAGATGCGGTGATTCTAGAGCTCTCCAGGAGATTCAACTTCGTCCTCCATGGAGGTCTAGCTGTCTGGAGGGTTTACGGAGGGAAGAGGTTCTCATTGGACATAGATATCTATCATGATAATCCCAGAGAACTCGTGAACATCCCATTTAAATCCACGAGAGTGCTCACGGCATCGGGAGTCCTTTATTTGAGAATCAAGGATGATGTTGAAATAGAGCTCGAGGCATCCCCCATGTTCGAGGAGGTAGTGGAGGCAGATTACTGGCTCGTCGATGGAAGTAGCATCGTCGTCAGGACTCTCAAACAAGAGGAGCTCGTCAGGGAGAAGGTGAGGGCATTCCTGGAGAGGGGGAAAGCGGAGGACCTCTACGATATCTACTACCTCCTGGACCTATGCGATCCCGGGCTCATAAGGGAGGATATGAGAGTCCTCTCAGGGAAATTGAGGATGCCTGATGATTTCTCAGGACTTAAGGAGCTCATATTGATGGAGCCCCTAGCTTCGATGCTATAGAGAGGAAAGTGAGGAAGTATGCCTCACTATAAGTACTCACAACTCCTGGAAGAGCTCAGGAGATCCTCCTTCTTCACTTACAGTTTCGTTGAGCGGGCTGCCGGTAGCTACGCGAAGCTCCTGATCCACAGGCTGAGGGAGAGAGGGGAAATAGAGGAGCTCATTAAAGGGGTCTACACATTCAAGAAGTCCCCCTACATGATTGTGAAGGCAATCCCTTCTTATATAGGTCTAGGATCAGCTGCATTCCTCCATGGAGCCTGGGATCAAGTGACAGCTATAACAGTACTCTCCCCTATGGTCTCGAGCTCGGTAAAGGGAGGGATGAGGGAGATAGCTGGATACAAAGTGTATCTCAGGAGGATCTCTGAGAAGATGTACTTCGGGTACGATTACATATTCATAGATGAGATAGGGGAGTTCTTGAGGGTGAGCGATCCTGAGAAGACCCTGATAGACATCTTATACTACAGATATCCTTTCAGGGATGAGATAATTCCGAGGCTCGTTGAGATAGTGGATAGGGGGAAGCTGATGGATTACGCTGATGAGATCAGGAGGAGAGGGGTTAGGGGGTGGAGGTCTTTGAGCAACTATCTCGAGAACCTCTGATGAGAGCCTCAGGGAATATACTGGGCAAAATCTGAGCTTGGATCAGATGAAGCAACTCTTTCCGACCTTCCTCCTCCCGTAGACTAAGGTCCGCTCCCGGTGTTCCTGAACCTATCCAAATCACTAAACCTGATTATACTAACCGCAATTAGTATAATCATGGTTAGGGTATGAGCCTTCCGCTCGGCGATCCTCGATAGGCCAGCTATATCGACTCCTATCTTCGACCTGCATCCGGCTTAAGTGCATTCCTGATCGCAGAGCTCAGCTAGGCTCACCTGCCTCACGCCCTCCTCCGGCTCAAATGCGAAGCCACTCCTAGAGTAGATGTAGTAGACTTCCCTCCTCTCCCCCCTCCTCCATTCGAACTCCTCAGCCTTCCTCTCGAGCTCCCTCAGGACGGATTTGTCCAGGGGATTCCTGGACCATTTAGCCTCCATGAAATAAGCTATCCCTTCCCTCTCATCTACAGCCACCCCATCTATCTCCACTTCGCCCCGCCACCACCTGCCGGCTCTCAGCTGTACTGAATGGGAGAAGTGCTCGAGAGCTATCTCCTCGAATATCTTAGAAACGTATTCATCCAGTCTCTCCGAGATCCTCGCAGCAACCCTTTCCACTTCCCCCAGCTCGAGGAGGTGGAGGTTAGGCCTTACGTATGTGAACCAGAAGCTGAGGAAATTATCCTTTATGAAGTATCTGGCCCTCCCGCGTCTCCCCTCCTCTAGCAGAGGGTACCTCCTCTCCACAATATCGAGGAGAGCTTCTAGAGTCCTCATGTACCTCGGCAGCTCGCTGGATGAGAGCCCGCTCTTGGATGCTATCTCCCCCAGCGTAGTAGCTCCCGATGCCATTGCCTCGAGTATCGTCATGTATCTAAGAGGCTCCCTTGTCTCAGTTGCCAGAAGGAAATAGGGTTCCTCGTGCAAAGGCCCCGTCGGCTCCAATACCAGATTTTTGATGTTTTCGAGGAGGCTCTCATATCGAAGGAGCGATAAGTATGCGGGGACACCTCCGAAGACAGCGTAAGCCCTTACTCTATCCTCGCACGACCAAGTGAAGAACTCCTTAGCGCACCTGAACGTGAAGGGCCTCACCTTGAGCTGTCCCGTCCGCCTCCCGAAGATCGGAGAGGAGGATGA
It includes:
- a CDS encoding ATP-binding protein: MLFDERPKERREDLYDREREIDEIKRNVGRPLILITGIRRIGKTSVLKVALNEVDIPAVIVDARGLRRNYSRADLYRLIAHGLTSSLDKLRDLISGIRGIRVMGLEVELSWRGRDSLSLIELFDKLNERKIIIAIDEAQRLRGPQSNELKDALAHSYDYNRNITFILTGSEAGLLHDFVGVEDASSPLYGRFYFEVKLDRLSRDQSIDFLSKGFEQLNLRVSEEVLERAYEEFDGIPGWLTFFGNAYSSGISLERIKIMAVRTALEELKNMIRDNPRRYGLVLRAIAEGKRSWSDIKEYVEEREGSTISSSVLSNIIRNLEDMSVISRYEFLDPVYREAAKLLP
- a CDS encoding ATP-binding protein, which translates into the protein MNPKERKEDLYDREEELRSISEALNLRERLIIVYGIRRIGKTSLIRVSLGDYPHVLLDIRKLYFSENTVTMPLLVKYILEGFREQMKASEKLYLGLRDAISRIKGLRIGEIGIEIEPNAKVSLTDVLSRVNDWCEERGERFVFAFDEAQYLRFSNIRYDGIIAWAVDNLENLSFLLSGSEIGVLRDFLRIDEPGAPLFGRYRREVYVDRFTEEESFDFLHRGFRELGVEPKVDEIEYTLKTLDGIVGWLTLYGYMRAVRKLPHEDALAKVFEEGSKLVMEELDKVISPSRKRYLAIMKAVAHGSDSWSDIKAYVTARTGPIPDSRLDELLGNLIKYGYLEKNDEYRIPDPIVKRAVISS
- a CDS encoding radical SAM protein, which gives rise to MERGYDPIALAEVTRRIVERDGSRKYYRFRGGRWYGGIATADCVGCNLRCIFCWSNTPRDNPAMGWGFYSPEEVYRNLVKIAERRGYRLLRVSGNEPTICWDHLMKILELVEEDGRFKFILETNGTLIDEEKAYDLSMFRRVHVRVSLKGACEEEFSLLTGARPEAFELQLNALKHLADHNVPAHPAVMLSFSSEESVGKLIERLNEIDPVYVRELEEEYVFLYPHVKERLRRAGIMPKVAYEPDRVPEDLV
- a CDS encoding ATP-binding protein gives rise to the protein MNVVMGPRQVGKTTGAKLLISELLKGRSSGSIFYFSCDLASDSKELRDVLNFYRRFKERNGVKSSIIFLDEVTGLEGWWRILKGYVDLGLLERDALVLLGSASFRFEGFSEAFPGRRGMGRTVEVLPLSFPEYARVREVELRISEYSRILSAFDEYLETGGFPRSINGDERFPEDLIVSIEMDSVKAGRNPRILRLIAKSIIEKAPSAISFNSIAGDLGISHNTVHDYVRLMEDMFLLGVAYLKEDGKILYRREKKIFIRDPFIAISLSQSSSGQISQEQLSLNGSFRSTS
- a CDS encoding aldo/keto reductase, translating into MEFRYIGDVKVSEVGLGTWQFSDSWGVTSYDLAKSIIERALNVGVNFFDTAAVYGMGMSERFLGQALKELGERENVFIATKIPGEFLSRHDVFKATKRSMERLGSYIDLMQVHWPPCWDNIPTCEYMRALEELVHIGAIRMIGLSDFPPELIESAWSCLSTEDIVSIQVKYNLVERDAEKEIIPYAEAYDLSVLAWSPLAKGALSGKYRPENLPKFSDVREGSAVFHPENFRQVYEIVKLLEEIGAKYGKKPSQVALKWLLMASEKVIVIPGAKSPEQVEENAGASGWTMSLEDWMKLEEESGKIRITRVLW
- a CDS encoding DUF5518 domain-containing protein, yielding MPEQRGSLLLGVIVGFIIHLLLGGTLPVIGDLIAGLVAGYIAKGVGRGAAAGFLSGALGGIILAIILPLLLTPLSSLFPFLAPFLGYLQASVALLAIALSIKGALIGLLGGVIGGAISARR
- a CDS encoding nucleotidyl transferase AbiEii/AbiGii toxin family protein, with the translated sequence MEPRRISLIKILKGKLLKIAELQDAVILELSRRFNFVLHGGLAVWRVYGGKRFSLDIDIYHDNPRELVNIPFKSTRVLTASGVLYLRIKDDVEIELEASPMFEEVVEADYWLVDGSSIVVRTLKQEELVREKVRAFLERGKAEDLYDIYYLLDLCDPGLIREDMRVLSGKLRMPDDFSGLKELILMEPLASML
- a CDS encoding type IV toxin-antitoxin system AbiEi family antitoxin domain-containing protein, whose protein sequence is MPHYKYSQLLEELRRSSFFTYSFVERAAGSYAKLLIHRLRERGEIEELIKGVYTFKKSPYMIVKAIPSYIGLGSAAFLHGAWDQVTAITVLSPMVSSSVKGGMREIAGYKVYLRRISEKMYFGYDYIFIDEIGEFLRVSDPEKTLIDILYYRYPFRDEIIPRLVEIVDRGKLMDYADEIRRRGVRGWRSLSNYLENL